A region of Rhizobium grahamii DNA encodes the following proteins:
- a CDS encoding benzoate/H(+) symporter BenE family transporter gives MLKDFSIQALFMGILTTFVGFASSFAVVLHGLQSVGATDAQAASGLMALSIALGLCAIVLSTATRLPISIAWSTPGGALLASTGVVEGGFNAAVGAFLICALLIVIAGLFKPLGRAVAAIPAPLANAMLAGVLIGLCFAPVRAIGFNPLLGLPIVLAWIFVGAFKRLWAVPAALAAFVLVVAFGVDIPDGALGSLEQALRPPVEFVMPVFNLPAFVSIALPLFIVTMASQNIPGIAVLKVNGFEPKPGPLFSVTGLFSILAAPFGGHAVNLAAITAAMCAGQDAHPDPARRYWAVLVSGISYVILGLLAGAVTTFVALAPPILIQAVAGLALVGAFSGSAMAAFQAPESREAAAITFLVTASGVSFAGISGAFWGLLAGGLMLALSRFVQAAKK, from the coding sequence ATGCTCAAAGACTTTTCCATCCAGGCCCTCTTCATGGGCATCCTCACCACCTTCGTGGGGTTTGCCAGCTCCTTTGCGGTCGTCCTCCACGGCCTGCAAAGCGTCGGCGCGACGGATGCGCAGGCGGCGTCGGGCCTCATGGCATTGTCGATCGCGCTGGGGCTTTGCGCGATCGTGCTCAGCACCGCGACGCGGCTGCCGATCAGCATTGCCTGGTCGACGCCGGGCGGCGCTTTGCTTGCCAGTACCGGTGTCGTCGAGGGTGGGTTCAATGCTGCGGTCGGGGCGTTTCTCATCTGTGCGCTGCTGATCGTCATTGCCGGCCTGTTCAAGCCGCTTGGTCGCGCGGTTGCGGCAATCCCTGCGCCGCTTGCCAACGCGATGCTTGCCGGCGTGCTGATCGGTTTGTGCTTTGCGCCCGTCAGGGCGATTGGGTTCAATCCTCTGCTTGGCCTCCCGATCGTGCTGGCGTGGATCTTCGTCGGCGCGTTCAAGCGTCTCTGGGCGGTGCCGGCAGCCCTTGCGGCTTTCGTGCTGGTCGTTGCCTTCGGCGTCGATATACCCGATGGAGCGCTCGGGTCGCTCGAGCAGGCGCTGCGGCCACCGGTCGAGTTCGTGATGCCTGTCTTCAACCTGCCGGCTTTCGTTTCCATCGCCCTGCCGTTGTTTATCGTGACGATGGCGTCGCAGAACATTCCCGGCATCGCGGTCCTGAAGGTGAACGGCTTCGAGCCGAAGCCCGGCCCGCTATTCTCGGTGACTGGCCTGTTTTCGATCCTCGCGGCACCGTTCGGCGGCCATGCGGTTAATCTCGCGGCCATCACCGCGGCGATGTGCGCCGGCCAGGATGCGCACCCTGATCCGGCGCGGCGCTACTGGGCCGTTCTCGTTTCGGGGATCTCCTATGTCATCCTCGGGCTGCTCGCAGGGGCCGTGACCACTTTCGTCGCTCTCGCTCCGCCGATCCTGATCCAGGCGGTGGCTGGCCTTGCGCTGGTCGGTGCCTTCTCGGGTTCGGCAATGGCCGCCTTCCAGGCGCCGGAGTCGCGGGAGGCTGCGGCCATCACCTTCCTGGTGACGGCATCGGGCGTTTCCTTCGCTGGTATCTCCGGAGCCTTCTGGGGATTGCTTGCCGGCGGATTGATGCTGGCGCTGTCACGTTTTGTGCAAGCGGCGAAAAAATAG
- a CDS encoding ATP-dependent Clp protease proteolytic subunit: MNDEDQDDKTKELPLGKETEANLFKSRSIFIYGPINQELAQKVCSQLVALAAASDDDIRIYVNSPGGHVESGDSIHDMIKFIKPKVWMIGTGWVASAGALIYVAAPKEQRLCLPNTRFLLHQPSGGTRGMASDIEIQAREIIKMNERLNKIMSAATGQPYEKIAADTDRDYWLSAEEAKAYGLVSRIVTSQSDI, translated from the coding sequence ATGAACGACGAAGACCAGGACGACAAGACGAAGGAACTGCCGCTCGGCAAGGAAACGGAGGCGAACCTTTTCAAGTCGCGTTCCATCTTCATCTATGGACCGATCAATCAGGAACTGGCGCAGAAGGTCTGCTCGCAGCTCGTGGCGCTTGCCGCGGCCAGCGACGACGACATTCGCATCTACGTCAATTCGCCCGGCGGCCATGTCGAGTCCGGCGATTCGATCCATGACATGATCAAGTTCATCAAGCCGAAGGTCTGGATGATCGGAACGGGCTGGGTCGCATCGGCCGGCGCGCTGATCTATGTCGCGGCTCCGAAGGAGCAGCGCCTTTGCCTGCCGAACACGCGCTTCCTGCTGCACCAACCCTCCGGCGGCACGCGCGGTATGGCATCCGACATCGAGATCCAGGCTCGCGAGATCATCAAGATGAACGAGCGCCTGAACAAGATCATGTCGGCGGCTACAGGCCAGCCCTACGAGAAGATCGCTGCCGACACCGACCGCGATTACTGGCTGTCGGCTGAAGAAGCGAAGGCTTATGGCCTCGTTTCGCGCATCGTGACGTCGCAGTCCGACATCTGA
- a CDS encoding DUF2076 domain-containing protein: MSPEERQLLTALFERVRTASATPRDHDAEALVDQGTREQPYAAYYLAQAVIVQEKGLEAAANHIKQLEERIRLLEADQSDYHKAEQGGGFLSSIFGSSQTPQQPSTPQSSSGPWGSAPRQQIQQDRGFDAPRAMPQQPSGPWNTQAAAPSAGGSFLQGALGTAAGVAGGMLLANSLSGIFGNHMSSLGLGSPLAGNNPFGNAPTEETVINNYFSNDGDKQQAADNTQDNNDDNNDAGVQQADYDPSDDDNDMPDFDNSDDSFNA; this comes from the coding sequence ATGTCACCCGAAGAACGCCAACTGCTGACGGCTCTTTTCGAGCGTGTCCGCACCGCATCGGCAACGCCGCGTGACCATGACGCCGAAGCGCTGGTCGATCAGGGCACGCGCGAGCAGCCCTATGCCGCATATTACCTCGCGCAGGCCGTGATCGTGCAGGAAAAAGGGCTCGAGGCGGCAGCCAACCACATCAAGCAGCTGGAAGAGCGCATTCGCCTGCTCGAAGCCGACCAGAGCGATTACCACAAGGCTGAACAGGGCGGCGGCTTCCTGAGCTCGATCTTCGGCAGCAGCCAGACCCCGCAGCAGCCATCCACACCTCAGTCCTCTTCAGGCCCCTGGGGAAGCGCGCCGCGCCAGCAAATCCAGCAGGATCGGGGTTTTGACGCGCCTCGCGCCATGCCGCAGCAGCCAAGCGGCCCGTGGAACACCCAGGCAGCAGCTCCCTCGGCCGGCGGCAGCTTTCTGCAAGGGGCTCTCGGCACGGCCGCCGGCGTCGCGGGCGGCATGTTGCTCGCCAATTCGCTGAGCGGAATCTTTGGAAATCACATGTCGTCGCTCGGCTTGGGCTCGCCGCTTGCAGGCAACAACCCCTTCGGAAACGCACCCACCGAGGAAACCGTCATCAACAACTATTTCAGCAACGATGGCGACAAGCAGCAGGCAGCGGACAACACTCAGGATAACAACGACGACAATAACGACGCCGGGGTGCAGCAGGCTGATTACGATCCAAGCGATGACGACAATGACATGCCCGACTTCGACAACAGCGACGACAGCTTCAACGCCTGA
- the queF gene encoding preQ(1) synthase, with amino-acid sequence MPNTDVSSLSMLGKQTEAPTSPEEAVLEKVPSNHAGTDYVVRFTAPEFTSLCPMTGQPDFAHIVIDYIPNEWLVESKALKLFLHSFRNHGAFHEDCSIYIAKRLVELLDPKWLRIGAYWYPRGGIPIDVFWQTGKPPEGVWLPDQGVATYRGRG; translated from the coding sequence ATGCCCAATACCGACGTTTCCAGCCTGTCCATGCTGGGAAAGCAGACCGAAGCGCCGACCTCGCCCGAGGAGGCGGTGCTGGAGAAGGTCCCGTCCAATCACGCCGGCACCGATTATGTCGTGCGGTTCACCGCGCCTGAGTTCACGTCGCTCTGCCCGATGACCGGGCAGCCCGATTTCGCGCACATCGTCATCGACTACATCCCGAACGAATGGCTGGTGGAATCGAAGGCGCTGAAGCTCTTTCTGCATTCCTTCCGCAATCACGGCGCTTTCCATGAGGATTGCTCGATCTACATCGCCAAGCGCCTGGTCGAACTGCTCGATCCGAAGTGGCTGCGGATCGGTGCCTACTGGTATCCGCGCGGCGGCATTCCGATCGATGTCTTCTGGCAGACCGGCAAGCCGCCGGAAGGTGTGTGGCTGCCGGATCAGGGCGTTGCAACCTATCGCGGTCGTGGCTGA
- the emfA gene encoding CDF family cation efflux transporter EmfA: MDEKGNLTVRRLALWGIPMSLGVMGLKMVAWWVTGSVALLSDGLESTVNVVAAFIAFFVIRYAQKPADHDHPFGHHKAEYLSAVTEGVLIVVAALLIVNEAIGHLADPRMLDAPVLGLAINFVAGVINAIWARLLITTGRKYRSAALTADGQHIMSDVITSVGVLIGLLLTLATGYAIFDPLLAILVALNILYQGWKVISHSIGGLMDQAVEPDEEEAIKQAIATHAAGSIGVHDLKTRRAGAVTFVDFHLVVPAAMSVRQAHDICDRLEDAIRSVHPGSSIAIHVEPEGEKAHGIRVKVIKEA, translated from the coding sequence ATGGACGAAAAGGGCAATCTCACGGTTCGGCGGCTGGCGCTTTGGGGGATCCCGATGTCGCTCGGCGTCATGGGCCTGAAGATGGTGGCATGGTGGGTGACCGGCTCGGTCGCGCTGCTTTCGGACGGGCTGGAGTCGACGGTCAACGTCGTCGCAGCCTTCATCGCCTTCTTCGTGATCCGCTATGCGCAAAAGCCCGCGGATCACGACCATCCGTTTGGCCACCACAAGGCCGAATATCTTTCGGCGGTGACCGAGGGTGTCCTGATCGTTGTGGCGGCGCTTCTGATCGTCAACGAGGCGATCGGCCATCTCGCCGATCCCCGCATGCTCGATGCGCCGGTCCTCGGTCTGGCGATCAACTTCGTCGCCGGCGTCATCAACGCTATCTGGGCGCGACTGCTGATCACGACAGGGCGCAAGTATCGCTCGGCGGCGCTTACGGCGGATGGTCAGCACATCATGTCCGATGTCATCACGTCGGTTGGCGTCCTGATCGGCCTGTTGCTGACGCTTGCCACCGGCTATGCGATCTTCGACCCGCTGCTCGCCATTCTGGTTGCGCTGAACATTCTTTATCAGGGTTGGAAAGTGATCTCTCATTCGATCGGCGGCCTGATGGACCAGGCGGTCGAGCCGGATGAAGAAGAGGCGATCAAGCAGGCGATCGCGACCCATGCGGCAGGCTCGATCGGGGTGCACGACCTGAAGACGCGCCGGGCGGGCGCGGTCACCTTTGTCGATTTCCATCTTGTCGTACCGGCTGCGATGTCTGTAAGGCAGGCGCACGATATCTGCGATCGCCTTGAAGATGCCATTCGCTCCGTGCATCCGGGCTCCAGCATCGCCATTCACGTCGAGCCGGAGGGTGAAAAGGCCCACGGCATCCGCGTCAAAGTCATCAAGGAGGCTTGA
- a CDS encoding DUF2161 domain-containing phosphodiesterase, which yields METSLYLPVKAFLEAAGYEVKGEIGGCDLVGLSEGETPVVVVCELKLSFNLELILQAVDRAAISDEVWIAARVSAKGRGREADKRYRDLCRRLGIGMLGVSDTGEVSVIVSSVSPMPRTNPKRRSRLVREHQRRRGDPAIGGSTRAPVMTAYRQRALLCAAALQQGLVRPRDMKALASDAGTILRGNVYGWFERQDKGIYALTAAGEAALLRWPQSIGTTGEITSPALPDSDGLCEKSS from the coding sequence ATGGAAACCTCGCTCTATCTGCCGGTCAAAGCATTTCTGGAGGCTGCTGGCTATGAGGTCAAAGGAGAGATCGGCGGCTGCGATCTCGTTGGCCTCAGTGAGGGGGAAACGCCCGTTGTGGTCGTGTGCGAACTGAAGCTCAGCTTCAACCTCGAGCTTATCCTGCAGGCAGTCGATCGGGCCGCGATAAGCGACGAGGTCTGGATTGCTGCCCGCGTATCCGCAAAGGGACGTGGACGCGAGGCCGACAAGCGTTACCGCGATCTTTGCCGGCGGCTTGGGATCGGGATGCTCGGCGTTTCCGATACCGGCGAGGTCAGCGTCATCGTCAGCTCTGTCTCGCCGATGCCGCGCACCAATCCGAAACGCCGGTCACGTCTTGTCAGGGAGCATCAGCGTCGGCGGGGGGACCCCGCGATCGGCGGCAGCACGCGCGCGCCTGTGATGACTGCCTATCGCCAGCGGGCGCTGCTCTGTGCCGCGGCACTGCAGCAGGGGCTGGTACGACCGCGAGACATGAAGGCGCTGGCGTCCGATGCCGGCACGATCCTGCGCGGCAATGTCTATGGCTGGTTCGAGCGGCAGGACAAGGGTATCTATGCCCTGACGGCGGCGGGCGAGGCGGCGCTGTTGCGCTGGCCGCAATCGATTGGCACGACCGGCGAGATCACAAGTCCTGCGCTGCCCGATTCCGACGGCCTCTGCGAAAAGTCATCGTAA
- a CDS encoding anthranilate synthase has translation MVTIIRDDGAEIYETKGGITVTRQRRAIPYADAVSSYIDKLDERRGAVFSSNYEYPGRYTRWDTAVVDPPLGISCNGRQVWIEAYNERGEVILGFVTERLKTISDLELGASTARRLDLTVKTPERAFTEEERSKIPTVFTVLRAVTDLFYSQADASLGLYGAFGYDLAFQFDAINLKLVRPTDQRDMVLYLPDEILVVDNYSAKAWIDRYDFEKGGLSTEGKAGDIPAEPFQRTDTIPPKSDHRPGEYSELVVKAKESFRKGDLFEVVPGQKFMERCDSKPSDISKRLKAINPSPYSFFINLGNQEYLVGASPEMFVRVSGRRIETCPISGTIKRGDDPIADSEQILKLLNSKKDESELTMCSDVDRNDKSRVCEPGSVKVIGRRQIEMYSRLIHTVDHIEGRLRDDMDAFDGFLSHAWAVTVTGAPKLWAMRFIESHEKSPRAWYGGAIGMVGFNGDMNTGLTLRTVRIKDGIAEVRAGATLLNDSIPEEEEAETELKASAMLSAIRDAKAGNSGKVSRDVAAVGKGVKILLVDHEDSFVHTLANYFRQTGATVSTVRTPVPEEIFDRLDPDLVVLSPGPGNPKDFDCKATIKKARARNLPIFGVCLGLQALAEAYGGELRHLALPMHGKPSRIRVLEPGIVFSGLGKEVTVGRYHSIFADPSTLPRDFIITAESEDGTIMGIEHEKEPIAAVQFHPESIMTLGGDAGMRMIENVVAHLARKVSTKAA, from the coding sequence GTGGTAACGATCATCAGGGATGACGGAGCGGAAATCTACGAGACGAAGGGCGGCATCACAGTCACCCGGCAGCGCAGGGCTATCCCTTATGCCGATGCCGTCTCGTCCTATATCGACAAGCTCGATGAGCGCCGTGGCGCGGTGTTTTCGTCGAACTACGAATATCCGGGCCGTTACACGCGCTGGGATACGGCTGTCGTCGATCCGCCGCTCGGCATTTCCTGCAACGGTCGCCAGGTCTGGATCGAAGCCTATAACGAGCGCGGCGAGGTCATCCTCGGTTTTGTCACCGAACGGCTGAAGACCATCTCCGATCTCGAACTCGGCGCGTCGACGGCGCGGCGGCTTGATCTAACCGTAAAGACACCGGAGCGCGCCTTTACCGAAGAGGAACGTTCGAAGATCCCGACGGTCTTCACGGTGCTGCGCGCGGTCACCGATCTCTTCTATTCGCAGGCGGATGCCAGCCTCGGCCTTTACGGCGCCTTCGGCTACGACCTTGCCTTCCAGTTCGATGCGATCAACCTGAAGCTCGTGCGCCCGACTGACCAGCGTGACATGGTGCTCTACCTGCCGGACGAGATCCTCGTCGTCGACAACTATTCCGCCAAGGCCTGGATCGATCGCTACGATTTCGAGAAGGGCGGGCTTTCGACCGAGGGCAAGGCCGGCGACATTCCGGCCGAGCCGTTCCAGCGAACCGATACCATTCCGCCGAAGAGCGATCACCGCCCCGGCGAATATTCCGAGCTGGTGGTCAAGGCCAAGGAGAGCTTCCGCAAGGGCGATCTGTTCGAGGTGGTGCCCGGGCAGAAGTTCATGGAGCGCTGCGACAGCAAGCCGTCCGATATTTCGAAGCGCCTGAAGGCGATCAATCCGTCGCCCTATTCGTTCTTCATCAACCTCGGCAATCAGGAATATCTGGTCGGTGCCTCGCCTGAGATGTTCGTGCGTGTTTCCGGTCGCCGCATCGAGACCTGCCCGATCTCGGGCACGATCAAGCGCGGCGACGATCCGATCGCAGACAGCGAGCAGATCCTGAAGCTTTTGAACTCCAAGAAGGACGAATCCGAACTGACGATGTGCTCGGATGTCGACCGCAACGACAAGTCGCGCGTCTGCGAGCCGGGTTCGGTCAAGGTCATCGGCCGCCGGCAGATCGAGATGTATTCCCGTCTGATCCATACGGTCGACCACATCGAAGGTCGCCTGCGCGACGATATGGATGCGTTCGACGGCTTCCTTTCTCACGCCTGGGCTGTGACGGTCACCGGCGCGCCGAAGCTCTGGGCCATGCGCTTCATCGAAAGCCATGAGAAGAGCCCGCGTGCCTGGTATGGCGGCGCGATCGGCATGGTCGGCTTCAATGGCGACATGAACACCGGGCTGACGCTGCGCACCGTGCGCATTAAGGACGGGATCGCTGAAGTGCGGGCAGGGGCGACTTTGCTTAACGACTCTATCCCCGAGGAAGAAGAAGCCGAAACTGAACTGAAGGCCTCCGCCATGCTTTCCGCCATCCGCGATGCCAAGGCCGGCAATTCCGGCAAGGTCAGCCGCGACGTCGCTGCTGTCGGCAAGGGCGTCAAGATCCTGCTCGTCGACCACGAAGACAGCTTCGTTCACACGCTCGCCAATTATTTCCGCCAGACGGGCGCGACGGTTTCGACCGTGCGCACGCCGGTGCCGGAAGAAATCTTTGACCGGCTGGATCCGGATCTCGTCGTGCTCTCGCCGGGACCGGGCAATCCGAAGGACTTCGATTGCAAGGCGACGATCAAGAAGGCGCGGGCGCGCAATCTGCCGATCTTCGGCGTCTGCCTGGGCCTGCAGGCGCTGGCGGAAGCCTATGGCGGCGAGCTCCGGCATCTGGCGCTGCCGATGCACGGCAAGCCGTCGCGCATTCGTGTTCTGGAGCCCGGTATCGTGTTTTCGGGGCTCGGCAAGGAAGTGACGGTCGGGCGCTATCACTCGATCTTTGCCGATCCATCGACGCTGCCGCGTGATTTCATCATCACGGCTGAGAGCGAGGACGGCACGATCATGGGCATCGAGCACGAGAAGGAGCCGATCGCTGCGGTGCAGTTCCATCCGGAATCGATCATGACGCTCGGCGGCGACGCCGGCATGCGGATGATCGAGAACGTCGTTGCGCATCTTGCGCGCAAGGTGAGCACCAAGGCGGCTTGA
- a CDS encoding TonB-dependent receptor domain-containing protein encodes MVVRHSRSVLLACTAIAIFMPYNAAFAQDAASSKPAVTDEQAKKDEDTFLSPIVVKGSRRAADDPYDKAGPSSTVTADEIDLQAGQGPDDLLRNVPGTSTANNPQNPGIAVNIRGFEGSGRVNMSIDGVRQNFRFTGHEAQGLAYIDPAFLAGIDITRGAVNGIGGGALAGTVNFKTYDIDDLIQEGNSYGGIVSTTFGTNRTGWSESAIGAYRFNDVFAVLGGISKSDPGNFQNGDGITVPYTEQDLLSGMLKAEITPDAENTIKFGAISYDNDFLANSYFQNLKNKTFSASYEYKPGDNDLIDFKADFYYNQTEMKYKTLATGGGSAAGRRITDDGIGFDVSNTSNFDLGDVAVSSNYGVEYFHDDYDVFNSTAQPAGGVNGSGKSSNLGVFNTTKFSYGIADLTLGLRYDHFTLNGSGSVTAANPLGMAVGPYSVDKSDGRLNPSVTFALNPTDWFQPYVTYAETQRAPTINETFVGGAHPGGTMRFFPNPFLEPETSKGWEVGANVKVDGLLNADDSLRFKANYFYTDIDNYITGAFTPSFASYFINNPGTSTVKGIEIQAGYDTGFAFGELAYTHSDTNLPPQTNGFGMQSYLPDDIFSMTLGARFLEDHRLTVGTRLYAAGKADIGQVNATNFGRDRYMPGYAIADVFANYKWENGLELTASVTNMFDKTYTPASSTIQSTAIDTGRGRTFMVTARARF; translated from the coding sequence ATGGTTGTCCGGCATTCGCGCTCGGTTCTTCTTGCTTGCACCGCAATTGCTATTTTTATGCCTTATAACGCTGCATTCGCACAGGATGCTGCTTCCTCCAAGCCGGCTGTGACCGACGAGCAGGCCAAGAAGGACGAGGATACGTTCCTGTCTCCGATCGTAGTGAAGGGAAGCCGTAGGGCGGCAGATGACCCGTACGATAAAGCTGGCCCTTCTAGCACTGTAACTGCCGATGAAATCGATCTCCAGGCAGGCCAAGGGCCGGACGATCTTTTGCGCAACGTGCCAGGCACCTCTACCGCCAATAACCCTCAAAATCCGGGTATCGCTGTGAACATCCGTGGCTTTGAAGGCTCGGGGCGTGTCAACATGTCGATCGACGGTGTTCGCCAGAACTTTCGTTTCACGGGCCACGAGGCTCAGGGGCTCGCGTATATCGACCCGGCGTTTCTGGCTGGTATCGACATCACGCGTGGTGCCGTGAACGGAATCGGCGGTGGTGCGCTTGCCGGAACTGTCAATTTCAAGACCTACGATATCGATGACTTGATTCAGGAAGGGAACAGCTACGGCGGCATCGTTTCCACGACCTTCGGTACCAATCGTACCGGTTGGTCTGAATCTGCAATCGGCGCCTACCGCTTCAATGACGTCTTCGCCGTTCTCGGTGGCATCAGCAAAAGCGATCCGGGTAATTTCCAGAATGGCGACGGGATCACCGTACCTTACACGGAGCAGGACCTGCTATCCGGTATGCTGAAGGCTGAGATCACACCCGATGCCGAGAACACGATCAAGTTCGGCGCGATTAGCTATGATAACGACTTCCTGGCAAACTCCTACTTCCAGAACCTGAAGAACAAGACGTTCAGCGCCAGCTACGAATATAAGCCTGGCGACAATGACTTGATCGATTTCAAGGCCGACTTCTATTACAATCAGACCGAAATGAAGTACAAGACGCTGGCGACGGGCGGCGGCAGCGCTGCAGGTCGTCGGATCACTGACGATGGGATCGGCTTCGATGTGTCCAACACGTCAAATTTCGATCTGGGCGACGTTGCAGTTTCATCTAATTACGGTGTTGAGTACTTCCACGACGACTACGACGTCTTCAACAGCACGGCACAGCCGGCGGGTGGCGTTAACGGCAGCGGTAAAAGCTCCAATCTCGGTGTCTTCAATACGACGAAATTCTCTTACGGCATCGCTGATTTGACACTTGGCTTGCGCTACGACCACTTTACGCTGAATGGTTCGGGCTCCGTAACTGCAGCCAACCCGCTTGGGATGGCGGTCGGCCCTTACAGTGTGGACAAATCCGACGGTCGCCTGAATCCAAGCGTGACATTTGCGCTTAATCCGACCGATTGGTTTCAGCCGTACGTAACTTATGCCGAAACGCAGCGGGCACCGACGATCAACGAAACGTTCGTGGGTGGTGCGCATCCCGGCGGTACGATGCGCTTCTTCCCGAACCCATTCCTTGAGCCTGAAACCTCCAAGGGTTGGGAAGTTGGCGCCAACGTGAAAGTTGACGGACTGCTGAATGCCGACGACAGCCTGCGTTTCAAGGCGAACTATTTCTACACCGACATCGACAATTACATAACGGGAGCCTTTACCCCGTCCTTTGCCAGCTACTTCATCAACAATCCCGGCACTTCGACCGTCAAGGGCATTGAAATTCAAGCTGGCTACGACACTGGCTTTGCGTTCGGCGAACTGGCTTACACACATAGCGACACAAACCTTCCGCCCCAGACGAATGGCTTTGGTATGCAGAGCTATCTGCCGGACGATATATTCTCGATGACGCTCGGGGCGCGCTTCCTCGAAGATCATCGACTGACTGTTGGAACGCGCTTGTATGCTGCCGGCAAAGCAGATATCGGACAGGTCAATGCGACCAACTTCGGTCGTGACCGGTATATGCCCGGCTACGCCATTGCTGACGTTTTCGCCAACTACAAATGGGAGAACGGTCTCGAGTTGACGGCCAGCGTCACGAACATGTTCGACAAGACCTACACGCCGGCTTCCAGCACAATTCAGAGCACCGCGATTGATACTGGCCGTGGCCGCACCTTCATGGTGACCGCGCGGGCGAGATTCTAA
- a CDS encoding extensin family protein, translated as MKKILGIAAAIVCLLVLSGAQLPQIGPKPDTKPQQQETIDTRAIETAPKPQPKPEGITTNPDNPIDKDAKAKGTDAAQPEKQGPKLPSQQSLEEQHLTIEAESDAEHSECVRELQSLGVVFTDLSRIDDGNGCGIDKPIKVSEALPGIKLKPDGVFRCPVALALARWMKESVIPAAAVAAKDQGAIVSVNQASSYICRLRNSAETGKISEHARGNAIDVASFSFEKGDDIAVQPRREDSTLVGAFQRTVSAAGCLYFTTVLDPESDAAHETHFHLDVLQRKGGYRYCH; from the coding sequence GTGAAAAAGATTTTGGGAATCGCAGCGGCAATCGTGTGCCTCCTAGTTTTGAGCGGTGCTCAGCTTCCGCAAATCGGACCAAAGCCTGACACAAAACCACAGCAACAGGAGACAATAGATACTCGTGCGATCGAGACCGCGCCGAAGCCTCAGCCCAAACCGGAAGGTATAACGACGAACCCGGACAACCCTATTGATAAAGACGCGAAAGCCAAAGGAACAGATGCCGCCCAACCAGAAAAACAAGGCCCAAAGCTCCCGTCACAGCAGTCGCTGGAAGAACAGCACCTGACGATCGAAGCCGAAAGCGATGCCGAGCATTCCGAATGCGTCAGGGAACTACAGAGCCTCGGCGTCGTCTTCACGGATCTCTCGCGCATCGATGATGGCAATGGCTGCGGTATCGACAAGCCGATCAAGGTTTCGGAGGCACTGCCCGGCATCAAGCTGAAGCCGGATGGCGTTTTCCGTTGCCCCGTCGCTCTCGCGCTTGCCCGCTGGATGAAGGAAAGCGTCATTCCCGCGGCAGCCGTCGCGGCGAAGGATCAGGGTGCGATCGTCTCGGTCAACCAGGCCTCCTCCTATATCTGCCGCCTGCGCAACAGCGCCGAGACCGGCAAGATATCGGAGCACGCGCGGGGCAATGCCATCGATGTCGCGAGCTTCAGCTTCGAGAAAGGCGACGACATCGCCGTTCAGCCACGCCGAGAGGACTCAACGCTTGTCGGCGCCTTCCAGCGCACCGTCAGCGCCGCCGGCTGTCTTTATTTCACGACGGTGCTCGACCCCGAAAGCGATGCCGCTCACGAGACGCATTTTCATCTCGATGTGTTGCAGCGTAAAGGCGGCTATCGCTATTGCCATTGA